In Capsicum annuum cultivar UCD-10X-F1 chromosome 7, UCD10Xv1.1, whole genome shotgun sequence, one genomic interval encodes:
- the LOC107878066 gene encoding zinc finger protein CONSTANS-LIKE 9, translating into MGYTCEFCGEQRSIVYCRSDAACLCLSCDRNVHSANALSQRHSRTLVCERCNSQPAIFRCVEERVSLCQNCDWMAHASSSTGSTHRRQALSCYTGCPSAAELSTIWSFLLEDPSVGDSTCEQGMGSMSITDCRPGDSKHSQVKDKSQDMSSALDEVNDLHNLVKSAPLVGSSMPNLDNDLPNVEPPVGSTNLTWSKVSNSGTKGSNLFDDDPFHDDFNMDEVDLSIENYEELFGVSLDNRDHLFKNEDIDDLFGTKDMSVAESSFQGVNAVEGSAVGRVNAVQPACSNAASAESMMSCKTEPPTLCFARKQSSFSFSNLTGESSAGDYQDSGASSMVRIGEPPWCPPCPVSSMPSTRSDAVLRYIAKKKTRQFDKRVRYVSRKARADVRRRVKGRFVKAGDAYDYDPLSQSRSY; encoded by the exons ATGGGTTACACATGTGAATTTTGCGGGGAGCAACGATCAATTGTCTATTGCCGGTCTGATGCAGCTTGCTTGTGTTTGTCCTGTGATCGAAATGTCCATTCTGCAAATGCCTTGTCACAGCGTCATTCCAGGACACTTGTATGTGAAAGATGTAATTCCCAACCAGCTATTTTCAGATGTGTGGAGGAGAGGGTCTCTCTATGCCAGAATTGTGATTGGATGGCTCATGCTAGTTCTAGTACAGGCTCAACACATAGGAGACAAGCACTTAGTTGTTATACAGGTTGTCCTTCCGCGGCAGAGCTCTCTACTATCTGGTCATTTCTTCTAGAGGACCCTTCAGTTGGTGATTCGACTTGTGAGCAGGGGATGGGTTCAATGAGCATCACTGATTGCCGACCTGGAGATAGCAAACATTCTCAAGTGAAGGACAAATCTCAAGACATGTCTTCTGCACTTGATGAAGTAAATGATTTGCATAATTTAGTCAAGTCTGCCCCTTTGGTGGGATCATCAATGCCTAATCTTGATAACGACCTACCCAATGTGGAACCGCCTGTTGGATCCACAAATTTAACTTGGTCTAAG GTGAGCAATTCTGGAACAAAAGGCTCAAATTTATTTGACGATGATCCTTTTCATGATGATTTCAATATGGATGAAGTGGACCTGAGTATTGAAAATTATGAAGAGCTATTTGGTGTTTCTCTTGATAATCGTGATCATCTGTTTAAGAATGAAGACATCGATGACTTATTTGGGACAAAGGACATGTCAGTTGCTGAGTCCAGCTTCCAGGGTGTCAATGCTGTCGAG GGGTCAGCAGTAGGAAGGGTAAATGCAGTACAGCCTGCTTGTAGCAATGCAGCATCAGCAGAATCCATGATGAGCTGCAAGACAGAACCGCCTACCCTATGCTTTGCAAGGAAACAGTCCAGCTTCTCATTTTCAAACCTCACTGGAGAGAGCAGCGCTGGAGATTATCAAGACTCTGGAGCCTCCTCAATGGTTCGCATAGGAGAGCCACCATGGTGTCCACCATGTCCTGTAAGTTCAATGCCATCAACTAGGAGTGATGCTGTATTGCGCTACATAGCAAAGAAGAAGACACGCCA ATTTGACAAGCGAGTGAGATATGTTTCCCGCAAGGCAAGAGCAGATGTGAGAAGGCGTGTTAAGGGACGGTTTGTCAAGGCTGGTGATGCTTATGACTATGATCCACTGAGCCAGAGCAGAAGCTATTGA